GGCGACATCGCCCGCGAGATCGCCGCCGAGCGGCTGTCGAACCGCGCCTCGCCGCTGGAGGACCTCGCCCCGCGCGAGATCGAGATCCTGCGCATGGTCGCCTCGGGCATGCCGGCCGAGGATATCGCCGAAGCGCTGTGCCTCAGCCTGAAGACGGTGCAGAACTACCACTACCAGATCAAGGCCAAGCTCGGCGCCCGCACCGACGCCCACCTCGTCTGGCTCGCCATCGCCGCCGGCCTGCTGCGCAACGACGAGCCGGGGTGAGGGGGGAGGGAGGGGCGCGAAAGCCTTCTCCACGAAGTGGGGAAGGTGGCCTTGCGAAGCAAGGTCGGATGGGGTGTGGCGGGCAGGGCTGCGACTGTGTTCGGCTTGCGCGACCATCGTGCAGACTGGTTCGACCACACCATCTCGCGGGCCACACCCCATCCGTCGCCACTTCGTGGCTCCACCTTCCCCACTTCGTGGAGAAGGCTTTCGCGCCCCGCCCTCAATCCTCCGAATACCGCTCCTCCGTCCACGGGTCGCCGCGGTTGTGGTAGCCGCGGACCTCCCAGAAGCCGGGATGGTCCTCGCCCGTGAACGCGATGCGCTGCAGCCACTTGGCGCTCTTCCAGAAATAGAGGTGCGGTACGACCAGGCGCAGCGGGCCGCCATGCTCGGAGGTCAGCGGCTTGCCCTGCCAGCTGTGCGCCAGGATGGCGTCCTCGGCGGCGAAATCCTCCAGGGCGAGGTTGGTGGTGTAGCCGTCATGGCTGTGCAGCACCACGAAGCGCGCCTCGGGCCTGGGCATGACGATGTCGAGGAGGTCGCGGGTGGCGAGGCCGTCCCAGGCATTGTCGTAGCGCGACCAGGTGGTGACGCAGTGGATGTCGCTGACCTCGCGGCGCTGCGGCTGGGCTTCCACCGCCGCCCAGTCCCAGCTGACGGGATGCTCGACCGCGCCGTCGACGTCGAGGCGCCAGTGCTCGCGCTGGACGCGGGGATGCAGGCCGAGGTCGAGCACCGGCCAGTCCCTGACCAGATGCTGGCCGGGCGGCAGCCGTTCCGTCTCCGGCCGGGCGATGCGGCCGGTGAGGAAGCGCCCCTCGCGAGCCCAGCGCTGCTTGGTCGTGGTCAGCTTGGTCTCGGGCGGGGCAGGGATATCGCGATCCTCGGCCATGGCGGTCTCGTCTCGGCTGCGGCGGTGCTCCATCGTCGCCGCTTGCGCGCCGGCGTCAACAGCGGATGTGGCGCATCGCCATAATCTCGTAGCAATCACTTCATATCAGATTATGATGTAGTGATTGCTACGAGACGTCGCATGATCGAAAGCCAGCACGACGCGCCGCAAGCCGGCTTCGCCGGGCGGATCGCCGCCGCGGCGCATCGCCTGTCGCCGGCGGAGCGCCGGGTGGCGCATTGCCTCGCCGAGCGCCGGGATGCCGTGCTGCT
This region of Labrys wisconsinensis genomic DNA includes:
- a CDS encoding sulfite oxidase-like oxidoreductase, with product MAEDRDIPAPPETKLTTTKQRWAREGRFLTGRIARPETERLPPGQHLVRDWPVLDLGLHPRVQREHWRLDVDGAVEHPVSWDWAAVEAQPQRREVSDIHCVTTWSRYDNAWDGLATRDLLDIVMPRPEARFVVLHSHDGYTTNLALEDFAAEDAILAHSWQGKPLTSEHGGPLRLVVPHLYFWKSAKWLQRIAFTGEDHPGFWEVRGYHNRGDPWTEERYSED